A genomic segment from Peribacillus sp. ACCC06369 encodes:
- a CDS encoding thiolase family protein has product MNRDAVIVSAVRTAIGKQGGALASVPAHVFGAEVMKEAIKRANVDPEMIDDVIMGNVLSGGGNIARLTALETGLSIHLPGLTIDRQCGSGINAVNLAAQAIRAGEGDVYIAGGVESMSRAPYLMDRPEKTYSAKPPQFRKSRLSPKEIGDPPMGITAENLAGKYEVSREEKDEFALQSQKNMARAVEEGRFNEQIVPVSIPVRKGEAVEFKLDEHPRPQITKEGLAKLSPAFLEGGSVTAGNSSGLNDAASALVIMSRGKAEELGIKPLATIRAQAVAGVDPNYMGIGPVPAIRRVMEKSGLSLNDMDIIEINEAFAAQVIACNRELDMDPARVNVNGGAIAHGHPLGATGAILITKAVYELMRSAGRFALITACIGGGQGIATIIEREA; this is encoded by the coding sequence ATGAATAGAGATGCCGTCATAGTTTCTGCAGTACGAACAGCTATTGGAAAACAGGGAGGTGCACTTGCGTCTGTACCTGCCCACGTATTTGGAGCAGAAGTGATGAAAGAAGCGATAAAACGAGCGAATGTCGACCCTGAAATGATAGATGATGTCATCATGGGGAATGTATTGAGCGGGGGTGGAAATATAGCCAGGTTAACCGCGTTGGAAACTGGCCTTTCCATTCATCTTCCGGGACTGACTATTGACCGTCAATGCGGCTCGGGAATAAATGCTGTCAATCTGGCTGCACAAGCGATCCGTGCTGGCGAAGGCGATGTCTATATCGCCGGTGGGGTAGAGAGTATGAGCAGGGCGCCTTACTTGATGGACCGTCCGGAAAAAACATACAGTGCAAAGCCACCGCAGTTCAGGAAATCCCGGTTGTCCCCAAAAGAAATTGGCGATCCCCCAATGGGAATCACAGCTGAAAACTTAGCTGGAAAATATGAGGTCAGCAGGGAAGAAAAGGATGAATTCGCTCTACAAAGCCAAAAAAATATGGCTAGAGCCGTGGAAGAGGGCCGTTTTAATGAACAAATTGTGCCAGTTTCCATTCCGGTCAGAAAAGGTGAAGCCGTCGAATTTAAATTGGATGAACATCCACGACCGCAAATAACGAAGGAAGGGCTAGCCAAATTATCTCCGGCGTTTTTAGAAGGTGGGTCCGTGACTGCAGGAAATAGTTCAGGATTGAATGATGCCGCATCAGCCCTGGTGATAATGTCGAGGGGCAAAGCGGAGGAATTGGGGATAAAGCCTTTAGCGACGATCAGGGCTCAGGCAGTTGCAGGGGTGGATCCAAATTATATGGGAATAGGACCTGTTCCCGCTATAAGAAGGGTAATGGAAAAGTCAGGGCTTTCCTTAAATGATATGGACATCATAGAAATTAATGAAGCCTTTGCTGCTCAAGTCATTGCTTGTAATAGGGAGCTTGATATGGATCCCGCCAGAGTGAATGTGAACGGGGGAGCCATTGCACACGGACACCCACTTGGTGCGACTGGCGCAATTCTCATTACGAAAGCGGTTTACGAATTGATGCGTTCTGCGGGAAGATTTGCTCTTATTACAGCTTGCATTGGAGGCGGGCAGGGGATTGCTACGATAATTGAGCGTGAAGCCTGA
- a CDS encoding MFS transporter, whose product MRWVVLILLFFGAVINFADKSIIGLAAVPIMKEFDLSYAEWGLVGSSYYWLYPVTGIFGAAWADRLGAKKVLGFIMLTWTVLQFGVLAITALPLLILYRILLGAFEGPYSPIAYSHADKWFPPKLKGFANSVVVGGGTVGAMIVAPILVSLITIFGWKVAFATLGAASLIWFFLFQFLTKENPVEVYENVQKKKKVKLEKIKVKDFLLLLASPTALFTTLAYFSTYILVVWFSVWLPIYLVEAVKMTPGQMGTSVAIIGVVSVCIYMGVSMVSDHLFKKNQNWRSSRVFVVAGAMILGALFFSSIMVFQNPIWVIVAMCLAKGLTYAILPIGPTIMINEMQERGGLMTSILTSSGNLAGIVAPLLTGYIISLAGGNQLMGYNLSILFMAILVLAFGILFAIFVKPAKSKVNHKNKGSDNFDLKSS is encoded by the coding sequence ATGCGTTGGGTTGTTCTCATTCTATTGTTCTTTGGAGCCGTGATTAATTTTGCAGATAAATCGATCATAGGACTTGCAGCTGTTCCTATCATGAAGGAATTCGATCTTTCCTATGCGGAGTGGGGTCTTGTCGGAAGCAGTTATTATTGGCTCTATCCAGTAACGGGGATTTTTGGGGCAGCATGGGCTGATCGGCTGGGTGCTAAAAAAGTGCTTGGATTCATCATGCTGACATGGACTGTTTTGCAATTTGGTGTTTTAGCCATTACCGCACTTCCATTATTAATTTTATACAGGATTTTACTGGGCGCATTCGAAGGGCCCTATAGCCCAATTGCTTATAGTCATGCAGATAAGTGGTTTCCGCCGAAATTAAAAGGCTTTGCCAATTCGGTAGTGGTTGGCGGAGGAACGGTTGGTGCGATGATCGTGGCGCCGATCCTCGTTTCCTTAATTACGATATTCGGTTGGAAGGTTGCCTTTGCCACTCTTGGTGCAGCAAGCCTAATTTGGTTCTTCCTCTTTCAATTTTTAACAAAGGAGAATCCAGTTGAAGTATATGAAAATGTACAAAAGAAAAAGAAAGTAAAACTTGAAAAAATAAAAGTGAAAGACTTTTTGTTGCTGCTGGCTTCACCTACTGCTTTATTTACTACCCTCGCTTATTTTTCAACTTATATATTAGTTGTTTGGTTTTCAGTTTGGCTCCCGATTTATTTAGTGGAAGCCGTAAAAATGACTCCCGGTCAGATGGGAACCAGTGTTGCCATAATCGGAGTCGTTTCCGTATGCATTTATATGGGTGTTTCGATGGTGTCCGATCATTTATTCAAAAAGAATCAGAATTGGCGGTCATCAAGGGTATTTGTCGTCGCGGGCGCAATGATTCTTGGTGCATTGTTCTTTTCCTCGATCATGGTGTTTCAAAATCCAATCTGGGTGATAGTCGCCATGTGTTTGGCAAAGGGCCTGACATACGCCATTTTACCGATTGGACCAACAATCATGATCAATGAAATGCAAGAGCGGGGGGGATTGATGACGAGCATTTTAACATCGTCTGGAAATTTAGCAGGCATTGTCGCACCTCTATTAACTGGCTATATCATAAGTTTAGCTGGAGGAAACCAACTAATGGGTTATAACTTATCGATATTGTTCATGGCCATCCTAGTCTTGGCTTTTGGCATCCTATTTGCGATATTCGTAAAACCTGCCAAATCAAAAGTGAATCATAAAAATAAAGGTTCGGATAACTTTGATCTTAAGTCCTCATAA